A genomic segment from Spinacia oleracea cultivar Varoflay chromosome 3, BTI_SOV_V1, whole genome shotgun sequence encodes:
- the LOC130469819 gene encoding uncharacterized protein — MPADQQEPSQNPNSAYYLSNSDLNATKLVSIEFEGKCFSDWRRSMMIALSARNKLCFVDGSLNQPAPNSANHRIWIRCNDLVISWMLASLEPKIARSVLYLKTARAIWLELEDRYCRESGPQLFSVQQQLSELTQGDEEEVASFFTKIKMLWDQLDGLEPLPVCVCTGCSCTLTQQLLKTQQNQRLIQFLMKLNDKYEHPKSTILMMSPLPTISKAYGLLLQEEQ, encoded by the coding sequence ATGCCTGCAGATCAGCAAGAACCTTCTCAGAATCCTAACTCTGCTTATTATCTAAGCAATAGTGATTTGAATGCCACAAAATTAGTGAGCATTGAATTTGAAGGAAAATGTTTCAGTGATTGGAGGAGGTCAATGATGATTGCACTTTCAGCCAGaaataaattgtgttttgttgatGGCAGTTTGAATCAGCCAGCACCAAATTCTGCAAATCACAGAATATGGATCAGGTGTAATGATCTAGTAATCTCTTGGATGCTAGCTTCTCTTGAGCCAAAGATTGCTAGGAGTGTTCTTTATCTCAAAACTGCAAGAGCAATTTGGCTTGAGTTGGAAGATAGATATTGCAGGGAATCTGGTCCTCAACTGTTCTCAGTTCAACAACAATTGAGTGAGTTAACACAAGGAGATGAAGAAGAAGTAGCTAGTTTCTTCACAAAGATTAAAATGCTATGGGATCAGCTAGATGGACTAGAGCCATTACCTGTTTGTGTTTGCACTGGATGTAGCTGCACACTCACACAACAGTTGCTCAAAACACAGCAGAATCAAAGGCtaattcagtttttaatgaaGCTGAATGACAAATATGAGCATCCTAAGAGCACTATACTTATGATGAGTCCTTTACCTACAATTTCAAAGGCATATGGACTGCTCCTTCAAGAAGAACAGTAG